The following are from one region of the Coffea eugenioides isolate CCC68of chromosome 2, Ceug_1.0, whole genome shotgun sequence genome:
- the LOC113761593 gene encoding nuclear transcription factor Y subunit C-3-like: protein MDKQDHSQPQVSGIVGGMPQLSYATNVYTGNPGQGSLVTSVVASQPTGQTTGVQIGEQRAYQQIHQQQQQELEQQLQSFWVNQRQEIDRLTEFKNHSLPLARIKKIMKADEDVRMISAEAPIVFARACEMFILELTLRAWNHTEENKRRTLQKNDIAAAIARTDVFDFLVDIIPREDLKDEALLAVPRNAMPLGESSGSLPYYYMQPQQMAPARPPAPGLPMNTPAIDPTLYGQQPHPYMAPHLWSEATAPQQPQSPSDS from the coding sequence ATGGATAAGCAAGATCATAGCCAGCCGCAGGTCAGTGGCATAGTTGGTGGCATGCCTCAGCTTTCGTATGCCACGAATGTGTACACTGGAAATCCTGGTCAGGGATCATTGGTGACATCAGTTGTAGCCAGCCAGCCTACTGGTCAAACAACAGGAGTTCAGATTGGAGAACAACGTGCATACCAGCAGATACACCAGCAGCAGCAACAGGAATTGGAGCAACAACTTCAGTCCTTCTGGGTAAATCAGCGCCAAGAGATTGATAGGCTTACTGAATTTAAGAATCATAGTCTTCCCTTGGCAAGGATTAAGAAGATCATGAAGGCTGATGAAGATGTAAGAATGATATCTGCTGAGGCACCAATTGTCTTTGCCAGGGCCTGTGAGATGTTCATCTTGGAACTGACTTTGCGTGCTTGGAATCACActgaagaaaacaaaaggaggaCGCTTCAAAAGAATGATATTGCTGCAGCAATTGCAAGAACTGATGTATTTGACTTTTTGGTTGATATAATACCAAGGGAAGATCTGAAAGATGAAGCGCTCCTAGCAGTGCCTAGAAATGCAATGCCGTTAGGGGAATCTTCTGGTTCTCTGCCTTATTATTATATGCAACCACAGCAGATGGCACCGGCAAGGCCTCCTGCTCCTGGACTGCCCATGAACACGCCTGCTATTGATCCTACTCTGTATGGACAGCAGCCTCACCCCTACATGGCTCCACATTTATGGTCAGAGGCGACCGCACCACAGCAGCCTCAATCACCTTCTGACTCTTAG